AAGTTCGTCAAAACCATTGGCACCGTGGAATATAACGAGAATGCCATCGGTCATGCCCATACCCGAGTCGATGGCTGGCTAGAAACCCTGATGGTTCACAACGTTGGTCAAAAAGTAAAACAAGGCCAGCTAGTGTACGAGCTATATTCGCCTGAACTTGTCAGCGCCCAAGATGACTATGTACAAGCGCTTGATTACTTAAAACAAGACAAAGTCCGCGGAAAAGTCTTGCTCCGCAAAGCCCGCTTACGCCTTGAGCTACTCGGCATGAGCTCACATACCATTAAGCAGCTAGAACAAACCCGTGAAACCATCTATCGGGTACCTTTCTACGCCGAGCAAGATGGCTTTGTCAGCGAACTAAACGTACGCCACGGCATGTATGTTCAACCCGGTGACACCTTGTTTGAGATTGTCGATTTAAGCAGTGTTTGGGTGATTGCTGACGTATTTGAAAACGAGCAAAGCTGGCTAGAGCTAGATCGCCCCGTTGAAGTATCAGCCGCAGCTCAAGGCCTATTCGACCTTGAGTCGACCATTGACTATATCTACCCAGAGCTCGACCCAGTATCACGGGCGATGCGAGTCAGAGTTAAACTTGATAACCCACAAAAGAGCCTCAAACCGGGCACCCTAGTTGAAGTGAAACTTTTTGGTGGCCCTAAGCGAGACATCATTACAATACCGACCGAAGCGTTGATCCTAACTGGCCGTGAAAACCGTGTGGTGGTGCAGCGCAGCGACAATCAATTTGCCTCAGTTGAAGTCAAAGTCGGCATGATTGCCCAAGGCAAAGCTGAGATCATCAGTGGCCTTAACGTGGGCGACAAAGTGATTGTATCTGGGCAGTTCCTGCTGGACTCTGAAGCCAGTATTCAAGGCAGTTTGCAGCGTCTAAGTACCAGTAATACCCAGGATGCTGATAGCGCTGATGAACATAGCACTAGTACACATAGCAGTACTGACCACAGCCATCACAACCATTAGGGGGCGTTTATGTTAGCAAACATTATTGGTGCCTCGATTAAGCACCGCGCGATGGTGCTGGTCTTTAGTGTACTGATAGCCTTAGTTGGCTATCAGGCAATGCGCACTACCCCACTTGATGCACTGCCTGACTTATCAGACGTACAAGTTATTGTAAAAACCTCATACCCAGGGCAAGCACCGCAGCTCGTTGAGGACCAAGTCACCTATCCACTATCAACCGCCATGCTTGCTGTGCCTGGCGCCAAAACCGTGCGCGGTTTTTCCATGTTTGGCGACTCGTATGTGTACATCATCTTTGAAGATGGTACCGACATCTACTGGGCGCGCTCGCGAGTGTTGGAGTATCTGTCGCAAACCCAAAGTCAGTTGCCGGAAAACGTGACACCAACATTAGGGCCTGATGCCTCAGGCGTTGGCTGGGTATTCCAATATGCATTAGTTGATCGCAAGGGCAAGCATGACCTTGCACAACTTCGTTCGCTACAAGACTGGTTCTTAAAGTTAGAGCTACAGAGCGTCGCAGGCGTTTCGGAAATCGCCACCATCGGCGGCATGGAGCAGTCTTATCAAATCATTGTCGACCCGCATAAGTTGGCCCTGTATCAAATTGATTTGATGACAGTAAAAAACGCCCTTGATAACGCCAATAGCTCAACTGGCGGCTCGGTCATCGAGATGGCCGAAGCTGAGTACATGATCACCTCAAAAGGCTATCGGCAAACATTGGATGACTTTGCTGAGATCCCACTGGGTATTGTTTCTGAAGCTGGCACGCCAGTATTAATGAAAGATGTTGCTCAGCTGCGCACTGGCCCAAGTGCAAGACGCGGCATTGCCGAGCTTGATGGGCAAGGCGAAGTCGTTGGCGGCATTGTGGTGATGCGCTATGGCGAAAATGCACTGGCGACCATTAATAACGTTAAGCAAAAGCTGCAAGAGGTCGAGAATGGCCTGCCTGATGGCGTAGAGTTAGTGATCACTTACGACCGCTCTGAGCTTATCCTTAATTCAGTAGACAATCTCAAGCACAAGGTGCTTGAAGAAATGCTGGTAGTTGCCGTTATTTGCTTGCTATTCCTGCTGCATGCACGCTCAACCTTGGTTGCGATTATCTCGCTGCCGATTTCGATTCTCATCAGTTTTATCGTGATGAACATCATCGGCGTCAATGCCAACATTATGAGCTTAGGCGGGATTGCCATTGCCATTGGCGCTGTGGTCGATGCAGCCATCGTGATGGTAGAGAATGTGCACAAACACCTTGAGCAATACCGTGAGCAGCGTGGTGGACAAGCCCCCACGGGTGAAGCGCATTGGCAACTGGTAAAAACCGCGTCGATTGAAGTTGGCCCAGCGCTGTTCTTTAGCTTGCTGATCATTACCTTGAGCTTCGTGCCTGTGTTTGCGCTAGAAGCGCAAGAAGGCAGATTGTTCCACCCGCTCGCCTACACTAAAACCTTTGCCATGGCAGCGAGCGCTCTGTTAGCGATTACGTTAATTCCAGTTTTAATGGGCTATTTTGTACGCGGAAAAATTCCTGCTGAGCATAAAAACCCATTAAGCCGTGTGCTGATAGCAATATACGAGCCGCTACTTCGCCTAGTACTGCGCTTCCCTAAGCTGACTATCATGCTCGCCTTAGTGGCTTTAGTTAGTGCTTACTATCCTATGTCGAAAATGGGTAGCGAGTTTATGCCTGAGCTGGAAGAAGGCGACTTGCTGTATATGCCGACCACACTGCCGAGCGTGAGCTCAGGTAAGGCCGCTGAAATCTTGCAGCAAACTGACCGCTTAATTAAAACAGTGCCTGAGGTAAAACGGGTATTTGGTAAAGTCGGCCGCGCGATGACCGCTACCGATCCTGCACCGCTGACCATGTTAGAAACCACCATCATGCTTAACCCAAGGGACACCTGGCGTGAGGGTATGACGCTTGAAGGGATCATTGCAGAGCTGCAAAAAACCGTCAAAGTGCCCGGGATGACTAACGCTTGGGTGCAACCGATTAAAACCCGCATTGATATGCTATCAACCGGTGTACGTACGCCCGTGGGCATAAAGATTTCTGGCGCAGATATTGATGAGCTGCAACGTATCGGCACTGAGATTGAAGCCGTGGTAGCTAAGTTGCCAGGCACACTGTCAGCCTTTGCCCAGCGTACCAGTGGCGGTCGTTATATCGATATTGAGCCCAATCTTAAAAACGCGGCTCGCTATGGTATGACACTGCGTGACATTCAAGATGTGGTGCAAATGGCCATCGGCGGCATGCAAGTAGGTCAGTCGATTCAAGGACAAGAGCGCTACCCCATCAATATTCGCTACCCGCGTGAGCTGCGCGATAGTATTGAAAAACTGCGCCAGCTGCCTGTGCTGACTAAAACCGGTAAATACTTACCACTGGGCAATCTTGCTGAGATCAGCATTAGTGATGGCGCGCCCATGCTCGCCAGCGAAAATGGCCGCTTAATCAGCTGGGTATTTGTCGACTTACAAGATGTGTCCATTGGTGAGTACATACAAACTGCTCGCGCCGCGTTAGATGAGCAAATCAAACTGCCACCGCGTTACAGCTACACCTTTGCCGGCCAATACGAGTACATGCAGCGGGTTGAAGCTAAAATGCAATTGGTTATCCCACTGATGATTGCGGTGATCTTTATGCTGCTAATGATGACGTTTGGCTCGTTCACTCAAGCTTCGGTGATCATGCTCAGCTTGCCGTTTTCTTTGGTTGGCAGCGCCTGGCTGTTATATGCATTGAACTTTAATTTCTCGGTCGCGGTGTCTGTGGGCATGATAGCCCTAGCAGGTGTTGCCGCAGAGTTTGGTGTGGTAATGCAGGTGTACTTAAACAATGCCATTAAAGCCAAGCAACAAAGCGGCGACTACAACCAACGCGGTGATTTGGTTGATGCCTTGATTCACGGTGCAGTAATGCGCATTCGCCCTAAGGCAATGACGGTTGCGACTATCTTCTTTGGTCTGCTGCCAATTATGTGGGGCAGTGGTACGGGTAACGAAGTCATGCAGAAAATTGCCGCGCCTATGGTTGGCGGCATGGTCACAGCGCCAATTCTGTCACTGTTCGTGATCCCGGCGATTTACCTGCTGATTTACGGGCGCAAGCTGAAGAAGTAATTACCCAGATATACTTTTAAAAGAGTTAAAAAAACCACCTTTTAGCAAGGTGGTTTTTTATTTAGCTTAACTTTACTTTTCTCAGTAAAAACTTACTTCACTGCATCAATAACCGCAGGGATCACCTGATAGAAAAGTAAGTTAGCCATGCGTGGTGTCTCGGTT
This DNA window, taken from Shewanella maritima, encodes the following:
- a CDS encoding efflux RND transporter periplasmic adaptor subunit, whose amino-acid sequence is MQTINKLSVRSSSLSKVSLAITIAASMSLLPLTTALASDEHAHHATQHEEHKTHTGEHEQLDYYCPMHPEERSHEKGRCPQCNMFLIKDESKDAATKAQLDYYCPMHPEERSHEKGRCPQCNMFLIKDESSDSADNGHVHNAAAHTHEHSQSILDQPKPALSEITQAQADTPSSATEQSNAMGKQSNNVKYVCPMHPHIVSDTPDSCPICGMDLEPVEIGGVGEEVVVGVSGGMQQALGMRSETVAKDTLWKFVKTIGTVEYNENAIGHAHTRVDGWLETLMVHNVGQKVKQGQLVYELYSPELVSAQDDYVQALDYLKQDKVRGKVLLRKARLRLELLGMSSHTIKQLEQTRETIYRVPFYAEQDGFVSELNVRHGMYVQPGDTLFEIVDLSSVWVIADVFENEQSWLELDRPVEVSAAAQGLFDLESTIDYIYPELDPVSRAMRVRVKLDNPQKSLKPGTLVEVKLFGGPKRDIITIPTEALILTGRENRVVVQRSDNQFASVEVKVGMIAQGKAEIISGLNVGDKVIVSGQFLLDSEASIQGSLQRLSTSNTQDADSADEHSTSTHSSTDHSHHNH
- a CDS encoding efflux RND transporter permease subunit, which translates into the protein MLANIIGASIKHRAMVLVFSVLIALVGYQAMRTTPLDALPDLSDVQVIVKTSYPGQAPQLVEDQVTYPLSTAMLAVPGAKTVRGFSMFGDSYVYIIFEDGTDIYWARSRVLEYLSQTQSQLPENVTPTLGPDASGVGWVFQYALVDRKGKHDLAQLRSLQDWFLKLELQSVAGVSEIATIGGMEQSYQIIVDPHKLALYQIDLMTVKNALDNANSSTGGSVIEMAEAEYMITSKGYRQTLDDFAEIPLGIVSEAGTPVLMKDVAQLRTGPSARRGIAELDGQGEVVGGIVVMRYGENALATINNVKQKLQEVENGLPDGVELVITYDRSELILNSVDNLKHKVLEEMLVVAVICLLFLLHARSTLVAIISLPISILISFIVMNIIGVNANIMSLGGIAIAIGAVVDAAIVMVENVHKHLEQYREQRGGQAPTGEAHWQLVKTASIEVGPALFFSLLIITLSFVPVFALEAQEGRLFHPLAYTKTFAMAASALLAITLIPVLMGYFVRGKIPAEHKNPLSRVLIAIYEPLLRLVLRFPKLTIMLALVALVSAYYPMSKMGSEFMPELEEGDLLYMPTTLPSVSSGKAAEILQQTDRLIKTVPEVKRVFGKVGRAMTATDPAPLTMLETTIMLNPRDTWREGMTLEGIIAELQKTVKVPGMTNAWVQPIKTRIDMLSTGVRTPVGIKISGADIDELQRIGTEIEAVVAKLPGTLSAFAQRTSGGRYIDIEPNLKNAARYGMTLRDIQDVVQMAIGGMQVGQSIQGQERYPINIRYPRELRDSIEKLRQLPVLTKTGKYLPLGNLAEISISDGAPMLASENGRLISWVFVDLQDVSIGEYIQTARAALDEQIKLPPRYSYTFAGQYEYMQRVEAKMQLVIPLMIAVIFMLLMMTFGSFTQASVIMLSLPFSLVGSAWLLYALNFNFSVAVSVGMIALAGVAAEFGVVMQVYLNNAIKAKQQSGDYNQRGDLVDALIHGAVMRIRPKAMTVATIFFGLLPIMWGSGTGNEVMQKIAAPMVGGMVTAPILSLFVIPAIYLLIYGRKLKK